One region of Anas acuta chromosome Z, bAnaAcu1.1, whole genome shotgun sequence genomic DNA includes:
- the TMEM174 gene encoding transmembrane protein 174, protein MEQNNSNVEDFSLNVFSVTPYQPNRSDVLVSDGDKAGATLLFSGVFLGLVGITFTVMGWIKYDGITHLEWTQLLGPILLSVGVTFILIAVCKFNMLTCKPCKEREENTSDIDQATGGQSFVFTGINQPITFHGATVVQYIPPPYPSQEGIAVNPGYLHPVLGCCGAAPSTASPIPSPGSAHFCPAYPLDNPAFTGDESYTSFIAENTRNQRSEDSAGEPEELLEDYTCEDLSPPRYEEIYPLSS, encoded by the exons ATGGAGCAGAACAACAGCAATGTAGAAGATTTCTCCTTGAACGTGTTTTCTGTCACTCCTTACCAGCCAAATAGGTCTGATGTCCTGGTGTCAGATGGAGACAAAGCTGGTGCCACTTTGCTTTTCTCAGGTGTGTTTTTGGGACTGGTGGGGATCACTTTCACTGTGATGGGATGGATAAAATACGATGGCATTACTCACCTGGAGTGGACCCAGTTACTAGGGCCTATTCTGCTGTCTGTCGGCGTGACTTTTATCCTGATTGCTGTCTGCAAGTTTAACATGCTTACGTGCAAGCCCtgcaaagaaagagaggaaaacacaTCAGACATCGACCAGGCCACAGGCGGACAGTCCTTCGTGTTCACCGGGATTAACCAGCCCATAACTTTTCATGGCGCCACCGTGGTACAGTACATCCCCCCGCCTTACCCATCGCAGGAAGGCATCGCTGTGAATCCGGGATACCTGCACCCTGTGCTCGGCTGCTGCGGTGCCGCTCCCTCCACTGCCTCCCCGAtccccagcccaggctctgctcaCTTCTGCCCGGCCTATCCTCTGGACAACCCAGCTTTTACTGGAGATGAGAGCTATACCAGTTTTATTGCAGAGAATACGAGGAACCAAAG ATCAGAAGACAGTGCTGGTGAGCCAGAAGAGCTGCTGGAAGACTACACCTGTGAAGATTTGTCACCTCCTCGTTATGAGGAAATTTACCCACTATCTTCATAA
- the TMEM171 gene encoding transmembrane protein 171 isoform X1 produces MPPVAVPAPGDERNNGQHEKVTFFFFVFGAVFLCTGFLLLVFILQSCPYETFTDCNGVLKASGPVLVVAGLVFVLLAKSRARLHIRQRQLQNEQVYGLVFCRGSCQFAQFLIFGFLFLTSGTLISILGIWVPGCSPGWHSVLLNQTHSSDVNLQGCGFLSLQILGPMIVFTGLCFFVIAHVKKQNFGLSEGSTESEEHPQSTESFQVTAVDATMVFPPPPPPYFADPMSLSVTPCLMSSGFPASENPPPYESIFNDGAQFADDDRTVAARDYEAACTISGYSSLSDILPMFPMSLSSESLPEYEDKVSVTSNECSLTSSSVSLTTSDTSS; encoded by the exons ATGCCTCCAGTGGCTGTTCCTGCACCAggagatgaaagaaataatGGACAACATGAGaaagttacttttttcttctttgtttttggaGCAGTCTTTCTCTGTACTGGATTTCTGCTTTTAGTCTTTATTCTACAGTCATGCCCATATGAAACCTTCACTGACTGTAATGGGGTTCTTAAGGCTTCTGGGCCTGTGCTGGTTGTAGCTggcttggtttttgttttattggcaAAATCAAGGGCCAGGCTGCATATAAGACAAAGACAATTGCAAAATGAGCAAGTATATGGCCTTGTTTTCTGTCGAGGGAGCTGTCAGTTTGCCCAGTTTCTCATCTTTGGATTCCTATTTTTGACGAGTGGAACGCTAATTAGTATCCTGGGCATTTGGGttcctggctgcagccctggtTGGCACAGTGTACTGCTCAACCAGACTCACAGTTCTGATGTGAACCTCCAGGGCTGTGGGTTCCTGTCGCTTCAAATCTTGGGGCCAATGATTGTGTTTACTGGGTTGTGTTTCTTCGTGATAGctcatgttaaaaaacaaaacttcgGTCTCAGCGAAGGGTCTACTGAAAGTGAAGAACATCCTCAGAGCACTGAATCTTTTCAAGTTACAGCAG ttgATGCAACAATGGTATtcccacctccaccaccaccttaTTTTGCTGACCCTATGTCACTATCTGTGACACCTTGTCTTATGTCAAGTGGCTTTCCTGCAAGTGAAAATCCTCCACCATACGAATCCATCTTCAACGATGG agcACAATTTGCAGATGATGATAGAACAGTTGCTGCTAGAGACTATGAAGCTGCATGTACAATTTCTGGATACAGTTCACTTTCAGATATCTTACCAATGTTCCCCATGTCTCTCTCCTCTGAATCACTTCCAGAATATGAAGACAAAGTATCAGTAACAAGTAATGAATGTTCTCTGACATCTTCATCTGTTTCCCTAACCACATCGGACACCAGCTCGTAG
- the TMEM171 gene encoding transmembrane protein 171 isoform X2, whose product MPPVAVPAPGDERNNGQHEKVTFFFFVFGAVFLCTGFLLLVFILQSCPYETFTDCNGVLKASGPVLVVAGLVFVLLAKSRARLHIRQRQLQNEQVYGLVFCRGSCQFAQFLIFGFLFLTSGTLISILGIWVPGCSPGWHSVLLNQTHSSDVNLQGCGFLSLQILGPMIVFTGLCFFVIAHVKKQNFGLSEGSTESEEHPQSTESFQVTAVDATMVFPPPPPPYFADPMSLSVTPCLMSSGFPASENPPPYESIFNDGPLLVCPVPAVTDSVVRQKDALILWKKSRRLQGALKGGCNASFITRCCTLPM is encoded by the exons ATGCCTCCAGTGGCTGTTCCTGCACCAggagatgaaagaaataatGGACAACATGAGaaagttacttttttcttctttgtttttggaGCAGTCTTTCTCTGTACTGGATTTCTGCTTTTAGTCTTTATTCTACAGTCATGCCCATATGAAACCTTCACTGACTGTAATGGGGTTCTTAAGGCTTCTGGGCCTGTGCTGGTTGTAGCTggcttggtttttgttttattggcaAAATCAAGGGCCAGGCTGCATATAAGACAAAGACAATTGCAAAATGAGCAAGTATATGGCCTTGTTTTCTGTCGAGGGAGCTGTCAGTTTGCCCAGTTTCTCATCTTTGGATTCCTATTTTTGACGAGTGGAACGCTAATTAGTATCCTGGGCATTTGGGttcctggctgcagccctggtTGGCACAGTGTACTGCTCAACCAGACTCACAGTTCTGATGTGAACCTCCAGGGCTGTGGGTTCCTGTCGCTTCAAATCTTGGGGCCAATGATTGTGTTTACTGGGTTGTGTTTCTTCGTGATAGctcatgttaaaaaacaaaacttcgGTCTCAGCGAAGGGTCTACTGAAAGTGAAGAACATCCTCAGAGCACTGAATCTTTTCAAGTTACAGCAG ttgATGCAACAATGGTATtcccacctccaccaccaccttaTTTTGCTGACCCTATGTCACTATCTGTGACACCTTGTCTTATGTCAAGTGGCTTTCCTGCAAGTGAAAATCCTCCACCATACGAATCCATCTTCAACGATGG GCCCTTGCTGGTCTGCCCTGTTCCTGCTGTGACTGACAGCGTGGTGAGACAGAAGGATGCCTTGATACTGTGGAAGAAGAGCAGGAGACTCCAGGGAGCTTTAAAAGGAGGCTGCAATGCCAGCTTCATCACAAGGTGTTGTACCTTGCCCATGTAA